One window from the genome of Trabulsiella odontotermitis encodes:
- the fdxH gene encoding formate dehydrogenase subunit beta gives MAYQSQDIIRRSATNGFTPAPQARDHQQEVAKLIDVTTCIGCKACQVACSEWNDLRDEVGHNVGVYDNPADLTAKSWTVMRFSEVEQNDKLEWLIRKDGCMHCADPGCLKACPAEGAIIQYANGIVDFQSEQCIGCGYCIAGCPFDVPRLNPEDNRVYKCTLCVDRVVVGQEPACVKTCPTGAIHFGSKEAMTTLAGERVSELKTRGYDNAGLYDPAGVGGTHVMYVLHHADKPNLYHGLPENPAISETVKFWKGVWKPLAAIGFAATFAASIFHYVGVGPNRAEEEDDNLHEEKDEVRK, from the coding sequence ATGGCTTATCAATCGCAAGACATTATTCGTCGTTCCGCGACTAACGGTTTCACCCCCGCGCCACAGGCGCGGGATCACCAGCAGGAAGTGGCGAAGCTCATCGACGTCACAACCTGTATCGGCTGTAAAGCCTGTCAGGTGGCCTGTTCGGAATGGAACGACCTGCGTGATGAAGTGGGACACAACGTCGGGGTGTACGATAACCCCGCCGATTTGACCGCCAAATCCTGGACGGTGATGCGCTTCTCGGAAGTGGAGCAAAACGACAAACTGGAATGGCTCATCCGTAAGGATGGCTGTATGCACTGTGCCGATCCAGGCTGTCTGAAAGCCTGCCCGGCTGAAGGCGCTATCATTCAGTACGCTAACGGTATCGTCGATTTTCAGTCTGAGCAGTGCATTGGCTGCGGCTACTGCATCGCCGGTTGTCCGTTCGATGTGCCGCGCCTCAACCCGGAAGACAACCGCGTCTATAAATGTACGCTGTGCGTTGACCGTGTGGTGGTGGGCCAGGAACCGGCCTGCGTGAAAACCTGCCCGACAGGTGCTATCCACTTTGGCTCGAAAGAAGCCATGACAACACTTGCCGGTGAGCGTGTGAGCGAGCTGAAAACCCGTGGTTATGATAACGCGGGCCTGTACGATCCGGCGGGGGTTGGCGGTACGCACGTCATGTACGTCCTCCATCATGCCGACAAGCCGAATCTGTACCACGGCCTGCCGGAAAACCCGGCCATCAGCGAAACCGTGAAGTTCTGGAAAGGGGTCTGGAAACCGCTGGCTGCTATTGGCTTTGCGGCCACCTTCGCCGCCAGCATCTTCCACTACGTTGGTGTCGGTCCGAACCGTGCGGAAGAGGAAGACGATAACCTCCACGAAGAGAAAGACGAGGTGCGCAAATGA
- the fdoI gene encoding formate dehydrogenase cytochrome b556 subunit, which produces MKRRDTIVRYTAPERINHWVTAFCFVLAAVSGLGFFFPSFNWLMHILGTPQLARILHPFVGVVMFASFIIMFFRYWHHNLINRDDIFWAKNIRKIVVNDEVGDTGRYNFGQKCVFWAAIILLVLLLVSGVIIWRPYFAPAFSIPVIRFGLMLHSFAAVALIVVIMVHIYAALWVKGTITAMVEGWVTNAWARKHHPRWFREVREKQDKTIP; this is translated from the coding sequence ATGAAAAGACGTGACACCATCGTGCGCTACACGGCGCCGGAGCGTATCAACCACTGGGTAACCGCCTTCTGCTTCGTTCTGGCGGCGGTAAGCGGACTGGGCTTTTTCTTCCCGTCCTTCAACTGGTTGATGCACATTCTCGGTACGCCGCAGCTGGCGCGTATTCTGCATCCGTTCGTTGGCGTGGTGATGTTTGCCTCATTCATCATCATGTTCTTCCGTTACTGGCATCACAACCTGATCAATCGTGACGATATCTTCTGGGCGAAGAACATTCGCAAGATCGTGGTCAACGATGAGGTGGGCGATACCGGGCGGTACAACTTCGGTCAGAAATGCGTTTTCTGGGCGGCGATCATCCTGCTGGTGCTGTTGCTGGTCAGCGGTGTGATTATCTGGCGTCCGTATTTTGCGCCAGCGTTCTCCATTCCTGTGATCCGATTTGGGTTAATGCTGCATTCATTTGCGGCCGTGGCGCTGATTGTGGTTATCATGGTGCATATCTACGCCGCTCTGTGGGTGAAAGGCACCATTACTGCGATGGTTGAAGGCTGGGTCACCAACGCGTGGGCAAGGAAACATCACCCCCGCTGGTTCCGTGAAGTGCGTGAAAAACAGGATAAAACCATCCCGTAA